The genomic window AAATTGCCCTGGCCCTGCATGGCAAACCCGCAGAGCGCCATCTGTTAATGCGCAGTGATCCAGAAACCCTCAGTGATCTCTTGAAGATGCTGGACCTGAGACTAAACAGCGAAGACCCTGGCCATGCCATTGAGCTTCGTCAGGCTTTGGCAAACCTAGGACCTTTACAAAGTAATCCTGAACTAGAAAAAATCTTCTGGCCTCGACTTGCGGAACGGTTGGCCGGCATGGCCCCAAGTCTCACAATGCAACCGATTCCTGAAAGATCACACCCGGCCAAGTCCAGAGGAGAAACCAATCAAGAAACGAGTGCTGAACTCATTCTGCTGGAGGCACTCACTCATGAGGTGCGAACCCCACTAGCGACCATCCGAACCCTGATCCACTCCCTGCTGCGGCGAAGTGACCTTCCTGGTGTCGTAGTCAACCGTCTCAAACAGATCGATGCTGAGTGCACTGAGCAAATTGATCGATTCGGCCTCATTTTTCATGCCGCAGAACTTCAGCGGCAGCCGCCAGAAGCGTCCATGCTCGCCCATACCGACCTCGGCGCCATGCTGATAATGCTTCATCCAGCCTGGCGTCAGCAGCTCGAACGCCGCGGGGTAGGACTCCAGATCGATATCACCCCTGATTTGCCAGAAGTTCTTAGTGATCCAAGACGTCTTGAACCGATGCTGGGTGGATTAATTGATCGCACGAGCCGCGGCCTGCCAGCAGGTGGCAGCCTATCGCTCACGCTTCGCCCTGCGGGCCCCCGCCTAAAGCTTCAAATCCTCAGCCAAATACCAAATCATGAAGATCAAGGAGCCAGCAGTAGGGATCAAAAGGCTGCTCTAGGCCCAGTGCTGAGCTGGGACCCCAAAACCGGCAGCCTGCAACTCAGCCAAGCAGCAACCCAACGAATGCTGGCTAGCTTGGGTGGGTGGCTAACACAGCGTCGGGACAAAGGGCTCACAGTATTTTTTCCCATCGCTGAGGAAAAACTTTGAACTCCAAAACAAGCCACAATGTTGACGGGTGTGAAGCTTGCTGCCAAGCAGTGCCATAGGGCACAAAACGCAGTGCTACTTTTCACCAGTAACGGTATGCCGATTCTCGAGGTTACTCATGACAGCAACGGCGTTAACAGGTCAGTATCCCAAGTATCTAGGGAGCACCGGGGGCCTTCTAAATTCCGCTGAAACCGAAGAGAAGTACGCCATCACTTGGAGCAGCTCAACAGCTCAGGTATTCGAACTACCCACTGGCGGCGCAGCTGAAATGAATGAGGGCGAGAACCTCATGTATTTCGCTCGCAAAGAACAATGCCTCGCGTTAGGCACTCAACTGCGTACCTTCAAACCCAAGATTGAAGACTACAAAATTTATCGCGTCTTCCCAGGTGGTGACACCGAATTCCTGCATCCAAAAGACGGCGTATTCCCCGAGAAAGTCAATGAAGGGAGAGTCACAGTGAACCTCAACAATCGCCGGATCGGAGAAAACGCCAATCCAGCGAAATTAAAATTCAGCGGGCGCAACACCTACGACGCCTGAGTCCCTTTCGCCTGAAGGGTACGGGGATCTTCAACCACTCGGCACCAGCTGCGAAGATTCCCTCATGCTCAGCTCTGATCGTGACCATTTCTTTGAGATGGCTGCTAGTGGTGCCAATTTCATTCCTTTGGCCCGCAGTTGGCCAGCGGATCTGGAGACTCCTCTAACAACTTGGTTAAAAGTTGGGGCAGATCATCCCCCTGGGGTCTTACTCGAATCGGTCGAAGGGGGTGAAACTCTTGGGCGCTGGAGTGTGGTGGCCTGCAATCCACTTTGGACAGCCACCTGCCGAGGGAAACACCTCACACGTCGTTGGCGAGAAGGACGAACCGATGAAGCCATCGGCAACCCTTTTGAAGGCCTCAGGCAATGGCTTGCTCCTTATCGCACCGCAACCCTGCCAGGCCTACCCCCCCTTGGCCAGCTCTATGGAATGTGGGGTTTTGAACTGATCAAGTGGGTTGAACCCACAGTGCCCGTTCACTTAAGGGACAACAACGATCCGCCTGATGGCATCTGGATGCTGATGGACAGCATCTTGATCATTGATCAAGTTAAACGCCTCATCACTGCCGTGGCATACGCAGACCTGAGTGTCGAGCAAACGGCTAACGAAGCTTGGGACAAGGCACAAGCACGCATTCAAGACCTAGAAAAGTGCATGGCGGAACCACTTGCGCCGATTCAGCCACTGCAATGGCAACCAAAAAGTCAATCTCCACCTTCCACCATCAGTAACTACAGCCAACAAGGCTTTGAGGAGGCAGTTCAAACCGCCAAGCAACACATCGCCGCAGGTGATGTGTTCCAGCTTGTAATCAGTCAACGGCTGGAGACCAGAGTTCCTCAACAGCCACTTGAGCTCTACAGAAGTCTGCGGATGGTGAATCCTTCTCCATATATGGCTTTCTTTGACTTCGGCGACTGGCAGCTGATTGGCTCAAGCCCGGAGGTCATGGTCAAGGCGGAGCCTGTCGCCGATGGCATTAAGGCCAGCCTTCGGCCTATTGCCGGCACGCGTCAGCGTGGCGGCAACGAACTTGAGGACCACAATCTTGAAGCAGAGTTGATGGCAGATCCCAAGGAACGTGCCGAGCATGTGATGTTGGTTGATCTTGGCCGCAATGACCTTGGACGCGTTTGCAGGCCGGGCAGTGTGATGGTGAAAGAGCTGATGGTGATCGAGAAATATTCCCACGTCATGCACATCGTCAGTGCAGTGGAAGGTGTGCTTGCCAAAGGCAAGGATGTTTGGGATCTACTCATGGCCTCATTCCCAGCAGGCACGGTCAGTGGCGCCCCAAAAATCAGAGCCATGCAGCTCATTCATGAGCTCGAACCCGACTCAAGAGGACCTTATTCAGGTGTGTATGGGTCCATCGATCTCAACGGTGCTCTGAATACAGCTATAACCATTCGCACAATGATTGTGCGGCCCCATCCTGAAGGCGGCTGGCAAGTCAAGGTTCAAGCAGGCGCTGGTGTGGTGGCCGATTCCATCCCCACCAAGGAATACGAAGAGACCCTCAACAAGGCAAGGGGAATGCTCACAGCCCTGGCCTGCCTCGAGTCCCACAAGTCATGAGTACCCGGCTGCTACTTAAGGGGTTCGAAGTGGAGCTGTTCACAGGACGCTTCAGCGGTGAGCACGTCGGCGTAGCTACTGCCGTAGCAAGCGATCTTGCTGATTTCGTCACAGAACCAGACCACCGAAATCTGGAATACATCACTGAGCCAAATCAACACTACGGCCCATTGAGGGAAGCCCTGCTGGCTCCTAGGCGAAGACTACGCCAATGGTTGGTTCCACGGCAGCTCACATTGATTCCTGGTAGCACCCTCAGCCTGGGCGACAGTCATCACTTTGAACGATCTGATCCGCTCAACCCCTATCACGATTTGATTGAGGCCAACTACGGCACCAGGGTGGTCACCACCAGTGTTCACATCAACCTAGGGCTTGAAGATCTACCGCTGCTGTTTGCTGCGCTGCGCTTGGTGCGTTGTGAAGCAGCCCTCTTTCTTGCCCTGAGTGCAAGCTCCCCCTTCCTAGATGGCCAGCCCACGGGAAGCCACTCTCAGCGATGGCTGCAATTTCCACTCACTCCAGAGCGGGTACCACTCTTCCAAAACCATCCTGACTATGTCGCTTGGGTTGAAGCACAACTAGCCACTGGCACGATGCAAAATGAGCGTCATCTATGGACCTCAGTACGGCCAAACGGACCTCGCCGCCCATATCAACTCAACCGTCTAGAGCTGCGCATCTGCGACTTAATCACCGATCCCGATGTTCTGCTTGCAGTGACTGCCCTAATCGAACTGCGCGTGCTCAGCCTTCTTCAGAACCCAAGCCAACTGGATCCACTCAAAGTGAGTCGACTAACCACCGATGAACTTGCTGATCTTTGTGATGCAAATGATTCTGCTGTCGCTCAAATGAGCCTGGACGCAACCCTGCACCACTGGCGAGATGGGAGCCCCATCCTGTGCCGCTCCTGGATCGAGACAATGCTCGAGGGAATCATTCCGATCAGTAAAGATCTAGGTCTGGAGAAACAACTTGCACCGCTGCATACAGTCCTAAATAAGGGCAATCAAGCCATGCAATGGCTACAGAGCTATGCCGATGGCAAGTCTGTGGAGGCTGTCATTCAAGACAGCATTGCCGAAATGAACGCCGAAGAGCTCAACGCAAGCAAAGCCGAGGCCATTTTGGGATGATCATGGCCAAACCTGAGTCCACTAGCGCATCGATGCAGCAGTCTTCCGCCCAAAAAACTGATTGCGAACAACCCAGAGCAATCGGAGAAGGGCAGCAGGCAGGACGCTTACTGCAGAACCGCCTTGAACTGGTGGAAGACCTTTGGCAAACGGTACTACGCAGCGAATGTCCACCGGATCAGGCAGAACGACTACTTCGACTGAAGCAACTCAGTGAACCTTTGGCCCTTGAAGGTGCAGATGAGAACAGTGCCAGCAGAGCAATCGTGCTGTTGATCCAAGAGATGGACCTGGCAGAAGCGATCACCGCAGCACGCGCCTTCTCCCTCTATTTCCAACTGGTGAATATCCTCGAACAACGGATCGAGGAAGACAGCTACCTCGCAAGTATGTCCTCTGGCAAAGAAAACAACCGCCAAGACAAACCCTATGACCCCTTTGCTCCACCGCTCGCCACGCAGACAGACCCAGCCACATTCAGGGAGCTGTTCGAACGACTTCGCCGTCTCAACGTGCCACCAGCTCAGCTGGAGACCCTTCTACAGGAGATGGATATCCGCCTAGTTTTCACTGCTCATCCCACTGAAATCGTCCGTCATACCGTTCGCCATAAGCAACGCAAGGTTGCAAGCCTGTTGCAGCAGTTTCAATCAGATCCAACAAAATCGACATCTGAGAAAGAAAGCCTGAGACTGCAGCTTGAGGAGGAGATCAGGCTCTGGTGGCGGACCGATGAGCTTCATCAGTTCAAGCCCTCCGTTCTGGATGAGGTGGATTACGCCCTCCACTATTTCCAACAGGTGCTTTTTGATGCCATGCCCCAGCTACGGCGTCGCCTGATCACTGCAATGGCCGAGAGCTATCCGGACGTACACATTCCACAAGCTGCCTTCTGCACGTTTGGATCTTGGGTTGGATCAGACCGAGACGGCAATCCTTCCGTTACGCCAGAAATCACCTGGCGCACCGCCTGTTATCAACGTCAGCTGATGCTGGAGCGCTATGTCAATGCCGTTCAAAAACTCCGTGATCAACTCAGCATCTCCATGCAATGGAGCCAGGTAAGTACTCCACTGTTGGAGTCACTGGAAATGGACCGGCTTCGATTCCCCGAGGTTTACGAGGAACGCGCAGCCCGCTATCGACTCGAGCCTTATCGCCTCAAACTCAGCTACACCCTGGAGAGGTTGAAACTCACTCAACATCGCAACCAGCAATTGGCCGAAGCAGGCTGGCAAACCCCACCAGAAGGCCTAAACCCCAGCCCCAATCTAATTAATGCGGGAGAAGCCCTTCACTACAAATCAGTAGCAGAATTCCGCAGCGACCTAGAACTGATCCGCAACAGCCTGGTCAGCACAGATCTGAGCTGTGAGCCTCTGGATACCCTCTTAAATCAGGTCCACATCTTCGCTTTCTCACTAGCCAGCCTTGACATCCGCCAGGAGAGCAATCGCCATAGCGATGCTCTCGACGAATTAACCCGCTACCTAAACCTCCCTAAGGCCTATGGCGACATGGCCGAAAATGAGCGAGTGCAATGGTTAATGGAGGAACTACAGACTCGCCGCCCCCTGATCCCCTCTGCCGTTATCTGGTCGCCCAGTACAGCCGAAACGGTGGCCGTGTTTCGCATGCTGCACCGACTGCAGGAGGAATTCGGCAGCCGAATCTGCCGCACATATGTGATCTCAATGAGTCACACAGTTTCCGATCTACTCGAGGTGCTGCTGCTAGCCAAAGAAGCCGGCCTCGTGGATCCGGCTGCTGGCCATGCCGAACTGCTTGTGGTGCCCCTCTTCGAAACCGTAGAGGATCTCCAGCGGGCTCCAGCAGTAATGGAGGCACTTTTGAGTTCACCTGTCTACCGCAATTTGCTCCCTCGTGTCAGCGAACAGGTCCAACCTCTGCAGGAGCTGATGCTTGGCTATTCGGACAGCAACAAAGACTCCGGATTTCTATCCAGCAATTGGGAGATCCATCAAGCCCAAATTGCCCTGCAAGATCTAGCTAACCGCCAGGGTGTGGCTCTGCGCCTTTTCCATGGACGCGGTGGATCTGTTGGCAGAGGAGGTGGCCCTGCCTACCAAGCAATCCTTGCCCAACCAAGCGGAACCGTGCGCGGCCGAATCAAGATCACTGAGCAGGGAGAAGTACTGGCATCGAAATACAGCCTGCCCGAGCTAGCCCTTTACAACCTAGAAACATTCACAACGGCTGTCCTGCAAAACAGTCTGGTAACCAACCAGCTAGATGCCACCCCAAGTTGGAATCAACTGATGACCAGACTGGCTGGCCGTTCACGTGAGCACTATCGGGCCCTCGTCCACAACAACCCTGATCTGGTGGCCTTCTTCCAACAGGTCACGCCGATCGAAGAAATCAGCAAATTGCAAATCTCCAGCCGTCCTGCTCGACGCAAAAGCGGCGCCAAGGACCTCTCTAGCCTGAGAGCGATCCCCTGGGTATTTGGCTGGACGCAAAGTCGATTCCTGCTACCGAGCTGGTTTGGCGTTGGAACAGCCTTAGCCGCTGAAGTCGAATCAGACGCTGACCAGCTTGACCTTCTACGCAGACTGCACCAACGCTGGCCATTCTTCCGAATGCTGATCTCCAAGGTGGAGATGACCCTTTCAAAAGTAGACCTAGACCTGGCCCATCACTACATGACTAGCCTTGGCCGCGAAGATTACCGTGAAGCCTTTAACCGTATCTTCGAGATCATCGAAACGGAGTACAGCCTCACCCGCCGGTTGGTCTTAAACATCACAGGACAACCCAGGTTGCTCGCGGCCGATCCCGCCCTACAGCTATCAGTAGATCTTCGCAATCGCACGATCGTGCCCCTTGGGTTTCTGCAAGTGGCCCTGCTTCGCAAGCTGCGTGATCAGAACCGGCAGCCACCCATGAACGATGCTGGCGATGGTCGCACTTACAGCCGCAGCGAACTGCTAAGAGGCGCACTGCTCACCATTAACGGCATTGCTGCAGGCATGCGCAACACCGGTTGAAACCACCTTGCTTGCCTTTCTTCAACAGCCCGAACTCCCCCCCGGCTTCCGGCTAGACCTTGAACAGCCACCCAATCCTCAAGCACTCAACAAACTTCTCGCTCGTTGCAGAGAAGCCACTCACACTTCAGAGCAATGGGCCCTGGCCTTTGAGCGAAGCGTTTGGCATCTAAGCATTATTGAACAAGAAAAAGGAACCCTGGTTGGTTTTGTGCGCGCCACAAGCGACCATGGCCTCAATGTCAACCTCTGGAATCTCGTCGCCCAACCCGGCTCATTACAAGCACAATTGCTTGCAGTTCTCGTACATCAAGCGCTTGACAATTTGCGCCGAATTCTGCCTGGTTGCAGCATCTCAATATTAGCACCTTCCATCTCCCTCAAAGCATTGCAGGCTCAAGGCTTCATTATTGATCCAGATGGAATAAGAGCGATGAGTTATCGACTCCGCTAAGTCGTCGAGTCAACATCGTTATTGGATCCTTCCTGCAGTTCTCTGCCCATCTTTGCTTGACCGACTACAGCCTGAATTGAAATCAGCTCCTCAACTGAACGATACCACTGAAAGCTCTAGAAGAGTATGGGAGCTAAAGCAAATACGAGCATGGAGGGACTCGAACCCCCGACCCTCAGAACCGGAATCTGATGCTCTATCCAACTGAGCTACATGCCCACAAATATCGGCTGGATGCCGCTATATGAGAGCAACTCTCAAGCCCCCTCAATCAAGGTACCTTAACCTCATGCCGCTCCAAGACCGATTCGGCTTCAACAGCTCGAACTGCAGGGGTATCGCAATTACAGCAGGCTTCAGCTGGAGTTGACGGAAAATCGGCTGCTGGTCATTGGCCCCAACGGCATCGGCAAATCCAACCTTCTCGAAGCCATAGAGCTACTCGGCAGCCTGCGCTCGCATCGCGCCAGCAGCGATCAAGACTTGATCCACTGGGAAGAACAGCGGGCCCTACTTCGCGCCATCGCTGATGACACTGAGAAGCTCGAACTGGAATTGCGGCGGCAAGGAGGTCGACAAGCCCGCCGCAACGGCAAAACGCTCACCCGCCAATTGGATCTAATAGGTCCACTGCGTTGCGTGGGGTTTAGCGCTCTCGATCTCAATCTCGTTCGAGGCGAGCCTGCCCTGCGGCGCCAATGGCTTGATCGCGTCGTACAACAACTTGAACCGATCTATTCAGATCTGATCAGTCGCTTCAACAAGCTGCTGCGTCAGCGAAGCCAGCTGTGGCGTCAGTGGCGCCACATCCCGATTCAGGAGCGTGATTCCCTCTTGGATGCCTTCGATGTACAGATGGCTTTAGTCAGCACACGCATTCATCGACGTCGCAGTCGAGCTCTCGCCCGCCTTGAACCACTTGCAGCCCGATGGCAGGAAACCCTAAGCAAACACAAGGAACGGTTGCGACTCGACTATCAGCCAGGCAGCCAACTCGAAGGTGAGGAAGCGGAAGAACCTTGGAGGTTGGCGATCGAAACGCAACTCCTCGGCCAGCGCAGTGAGGAGGAACGGTTAGGAAGTTGCCGGATCGGTCCTCACCGCGACGAGGTGAGATTGCTACTCAACGATTCAGAAGCGCGCCGCTTTGGCTCAGCAGGACAACAACGAACCGTGGTGCTGGCGCTCAAGCTTGCCGAACTAGAACTCGTAGGCGAACTCTGCGGTGAACCCCCTCTGCTGTTATTGGATGACGTGCTTGCGGAACTGGATCCCGGCAGACAGTTGCTGCTGCTCGAGGCTGTAGGAGAGAAACATCAGTGCCTCGTTAGCGCGACCCATTTGGAAGGCTTCCAGGATGAATGGCAACAACAATCACAGATCATCGAAGCAGGATCTTTAAATCGATCGGAAGAGGTCCGCTAAGGTGGCGAGCTGATTTTTATTGCCTTGATGGAGAGAACCCTGTCTTGCTTGCATCCCAATCCAGGATGGGAAGACACCAATTGCCAAGACAACACAAGCTCCATCAATCACAGCGCCACCGACATGGTGGGCAAGCACTGCATCCTCGAGCTTTATGACTGCGATCACGCCAAGCTCAATGACGAAGCCTTTCTGAGAACCACGATCACAACAGCAGCCAAGCGTGCTGGTGCCACTCTTCTCAATCTGATCACCCACCGATTTGAACCTCAGGGGGTCACAGGGCTTGCCCTTCTAGCTGAATCGCATCTCTCCATCCACACATGGCCTGAGAATGGTTATGCCGCGGTGGATGTCTTCACTTGCGGCGATCAAACGATGCCGGAACAAGCTTGTGAGCTCTTACGCCAGGAACTTGGCGCCAAAAACCATGCATTAAAGAGCTTCCAACGGGAAACACCAGCAGCTCTAGCGACCGCAGTACGCCATCCAAAGGCTTAATCAGCTAGCTACAGCGACCTGCTTAAACCAATACTGAAGCATTTGAGTGATCGTTACAGGCACTTCTAAAAGGCAAGGTGTATCTCAACACCTACTCACATTGCCCCATTCATCCACCTTCCGGTTCGTAGTGGCTTGAGCTTCAGAGGCTGGTGACTAGTCAAGCCTCCTGTCATGCTCAAACTTATCCAAATACTCTTCTTCTAACCTCAAACTTTGCTATTCCCTTTTGGGATAATCGTCTCTCTTTCTCTCTTCTGAATTAAGAGCTTGCCCCAACCCAATCATCATTCCATTCAGCTCATCAAATCTTTTGTTCATTAGCCCTAGCATTTTTTCTAAGTCTTTGATGGCTAATTCTGTTTGACTGAGCTGTTCTTGAGACTCCTTCAGCAGTTCCGACGTAGGCTTCATCGCAAATCTTGAAAAGTATTTGAATACAAAGAAATTTCCTAGCTAAATAGTGACCACAACGTTCTAACCATTTGACCAAGTCGTTCCAACCACTTATCTACAACCACAACAAACACTGGATATTTAGAGAAGGAAGATAAGAGCCTAGTCAATACAAATCCCGGAGCGAGAGAATGATTCAACATGAACACAGGTTCGGTTTACTCTCCATTTCTTAGCCATTAGCAATGTTATAAATACCATCTGCTTAAAGGCCCTTATAAGTCAAGGGGTAGTTGCCAGGGCATCTAAGAGCTAGGTCTTCAAGTTCCGTTTTTCACCGAGAGGGAAAGGGCGTTCAGCAGGAAAAAACTGCTAATTCTCCCTCCCATGTGGCTCCCAAGCAGCCTCACTAGCTGCTGGCATTTGATGTGCAGAAATGCTCATGGTTGATTCTGCAAAAGTCTGTATTGTTTGCGAGCTGGAAGGGCAGCCGAAGGTTTGCCACCAGCACACCCAAACAGCATTGAGTACTTGGATAAGAACACAGCCATTCGTGAGGCAGAGGTGCTTCGGATTGAGGCATCCCTTGCCGCAAAGCCCCATAGCCAACCAACCTTGGCCAACCTCCCAGCCACCAAGAAAACGACTAGTAGTCGCTCTGCTCGCCCTGAATCAAGCTCAAAGCAAAACTAAAAGTCCTCCGTTTTTCCTGCCTTATCAAGATGCAGGCCTACAAGGAATAGGGCATCTCAACAGCCACCCTTGTTAGCCATCGCGGCCTAAGAGCCGGCAAAGCTAGCTCTAGCTAGCTGATTCCCTCTCAATCTTCAAATCAAGCTGTTGTTGCTACTCGCCCAGCTGATTAAGCAGCGAGAACGACCTTTCAGGATTGTGGTCTATGGCACATCAGCCACAGCAGCAAGTTCAATCATCCACAGATAGCAACTCAGTCAAGAGGAGTCGCGAAAGGGATACAGCCGCAAGCCATTGCAAGCCTTCAATTCACTTGGCCAGTGCGATTGAGCTTGCCACTGACCAAACCTTCCAGATCAAGGCTGATGGAGGTGAAACCCAGCGCAAGGAAATGCGCGACGACCTGCTCACGATCCAACTCAAGCAGCACATCCTCAATCCGATCAGCGGGAACTTCAATGCGTGCAGCCAAGCCCTGGCTGCGCACTCGCACCTCAGCAAAACCAAGCGTTCTTAACCAGGCTTCAGCC from Prochlorococcus marinus str. MIT 9313 includes these protein-coding regions:
- a CDS encoding HAMP domain-containing histidine kinase, whose amino-acid sequence is MSDSISLITIQQRLAEGVTPGRVDEATVRRLWWAALDTLQDDILLPMDPEKGLWLAAPLPALYEPRLLERLKGWVWAPDELETLHSPQGGLLPPSRVRSSINERSNSAVGGYQRLPLRQNDGHEPLLLIITPDVQIALALHGKPAERHLLMRSDPETLSDLLKMLDLRLNSEDPGHAIELRQALANLGPLQSNPELEKIFWPRLAERLAGMAPSLTMQPIPERSHPAKSRGETNQETSAELILLEALTHEVRTPLATIRTLIHSLLRRSDLPGVVVNRLKQIDAECTEQIDRFGLIFHAAELQRQPPEASMLAHTDLGAMLIMLHPAWRQQLERRGVGLQIDITPDLPEVLSDPRRLEPMLGGLIDRTSRGLPAGGSLSLTLRPAGPRLKLQILSQIPNHEDQGASSRDQKAALGPVLSWDPKTGSLQLSQAATQRMLASLGGWLTQRRDKGLTVFFPIAEEKL
- a CDS encoding photosystem I reaction center subunit II PsaD produces the protein MTATALTGQYPKYLGSTGGLLNSAETEEKYAITWSSSTAQVFELPTGGAAEMNEGENLMYFARKEQCLALGTQLRTFKPKIEDYKIYRVFPGGDTEFLHPKDGVFPEKVNEGRVTVNLNNRRIGENANPAKLKFSGRNTYDA
- a CDS encoding anthranilate synthase component I — translated: MLSSDRDHFFEMAASGANFIPLARSWPADLETPLTTWLKVGADHPPGVLLESVEGGETLGRWSVVACNPLWTATCRGKHLTRRWREGRTDEAIGNPFEGLRQWLAPYRTATLPGLPPLGQLYGMWGFELIKWVEPTVPVHLRDNNDPPDGIWMLMDSILIIDQVKRLITAVAYADLSVEQTANEAWDKAQARIQDLEKCMAEPLAPIQPLQWQPKSQSPPSTISNYSQQGFEEAVQTAKQHIAAGDVFQLVISQRLETRVPQQPLELYRSLRMVNPSPYMAFFDFGDWQLIGSSPEVMVKAEPVADGIKASLRPIAGTRQRGGNELEDHNLEAELMADPKERAEHVMLVDLGRNDLGRVCRPGSVMVKELMVIEKYSHVMHIVSAVEGVLAKGKDVWDLLMASFPAGTVSGAPKIRAMQLIHELEPDSRGPYSGVYGSIDLNGALNTAITIRTMIVRPHPEGGWQVKVQAGAGVVADSIPTKEYEETLNKARGMLTALACLESHKS
- the gshA gene encoding glutamate--cysteine ligase; protein product: MSTRLLLKGFEVELFTGRFSGEHVGVATAVASDLADFVTEPDHRNLEYITEPNQHYGPLREALLAPRRRLRQWLVPRQLTLIPGSTLSLGDSHHFERSDPLNPYHDLIEANYGTRVVTTSVHINLGLEDLPLLFAALRLVRCEAALFLALSASSPFLDGQPTGSHSQRWLQFPLTPERVPLFQNHPDYVAWVEAQLATGTMQNERHLWTSVRPNGPRRPYQLNRLELRICDLITDPDVLLAVTALIELRVLSLLQNPSQLDPLKVSRLTTDELADLCDANDSAVAQMSLDATLHHWRDGSPILCRSWIETMLEGIIPISKDLGLEKQLAPLHTVLNKGNQAMQWLQSYADGKSVEAVIQDSIAEMNAEELNASKAEAILG
- the ppc gene encoding phosphoenolpyruvate carboxylase gives rise to the protein MIMAKPESTSASMQQSSAQKTDCEQPRAIGEGQQAGRLLQNRLELVEDLWQTVLRSECPPDQAERLLRLKQLSEPLALEGADENSASRAIVLLIQEMDLAEAITAARAFSLYFQLVNILEQRIEEDSYLASMSSGKENNRQDKPYDPFAPPLATQTDPATFRELFERLRRLNVPPAQLETLLQEMDIRLVFTAHPTEIVRHTVRHKQRKVASLLQQFQSDPTKSTSEKESLRLQLEEEIRLWWRTDELHQFKPSVLDEVDYALHYFQQVLFDAMPQLRRRLITAMAESYPDVHIPQAAFCTFGSWVGSDRDGNPSVTPEITWRTACYQRQLMLERYVNAVQKLRDQLSISMQWSQVSTPLLESLEMDRLRFPEVYEERAARYRLEPYRLKLSYTLERLKLTQHRNQQLAEAGWQTPPEGLNPSPNLINAGEALHYKSVAEFRSDLELIRNSLVSTDLSCEPLDTLLNQVHIFAFSLASLDIRQESNRHSDALDELTRYLNLPKAYGDMAENERVQWLMEELQTRRPLIPSAVIWSPSTAETVAVFRMLHRLQEEFGSRICRTYVISMSHTVSDLLEVLLLAKEAGLVDPAAGHAELLVVPLFETVEDLQRAPAVMEALLSSPVYRNLLPRVSEQVQPLQELMLGYSDSNKDSGFLSSNWEIHQAQIALQDLANRQGVALRLFHGRGGSVGRGGGPAYQAILAQPSGTVRGRIKITEQGEVLASKYSLPELALYNLETFTTAVLQNSLVTNQLDATPSWNQLMTRLAGRSREHYRALVHNNPDLVAFFQQVTPIEEISKLQISSRPARRKSGAKDLSSLRAIPWVFGWTQSRFLLPSWFGVGTALAAEVESDADQLDLLRRLHQRWPFFRMLISKVEMTLSKVDLDLAHHYMTSLGREDYREAFNRIFEIIETEYSLTRRLVLNITGQPRLLAADPALQLSVDLRNRTIVPLGFLQVALLRKLRDQNRQPPMNDAGDGRTYSRSELLRGALLTINGIAAGMRNTG
- the recF gene encoding DNA replication/repair protein RecF (All proteins in this family for which functions are known are DNA-binding proteins that assist the filamentation of RecA onto DNA for the initiation of recombination or recombinational repair.); its protein translation is MQGYRNYSRLQLELTENRLLVIGPNGIGKSNLLEAIELLGSLRSHRASSDQDLIHWEEQRALLRAIADDTEKLELELRRQGGRQARRNGKTLTRQLDLIGPLRCVGFSALDLNLVRGEPALRRQWLDRVVQQLEPIYSDLISRFNKLLRQRSQLWRQWRHIPIQERDSLLDAFDVQMALVSTRIHRRRSRALARLEPLAARWQETLSKHKERLRLDYQPGSQLEGEEAEEPWRLAIETQLLGQRSEEERLGSCRIGPHRDEVRLLLNDSEARRFGSAGQQRTVVLALKLAELELVGELCGEPPLLLLDDVLAELDPGRQLLLLEAVGEKHQCLVSATHLEGFQDEWQQQSQIIEAGSLNRSEEVR
- the speD gene encoding adenosylmethionine decarboxylase, which gives rise to MERTLSCLHPNPGWEDTNCQDNTSSINHSATDMVGKHCILELYDCDHAKLNDEAFLRTTITTAAKRAGATLLNLITHRFEPQGVTGLALLAESHLSIHTWPENGYAAVDVFTCGDQTMPEQACELLRQELGAKNHALKSFQRETPAALATAVRHPKA